In one window of Spartinivicinus marinus DNA:
- the ilvA gene encoding threonine ammonia-lyase, biosynthetic, producing the protein MLQPYVKKILEAPVYDIAVETPLDHATFLSERLRNSILIKREDLQPVFSFKIRGAYNRVVQLTKAEQQRGVIAASAGNHAQGLALAAQRLGIKAVIVMPQTTPEIKVKAVKSRGADVILHGDAFDQALAYSMQLVEKHGYVYIHPYDDIDTIAGQGTIGMEILRQHSGPIDAIFVPVGGGGLIAGIAAYVKYLRPETQIIGVEYEESACLKAALEAGERVVLPQVGIFADGVAVAQIGQETFEVCKHYVDEVITVTADEICAAIKDIYDDTRSITEPAGALGIAGIKKYVERKQINGQTLLAIDSGANVNFDRLRYISERAELGERREAIIAVTIPEKPGSFKTFCQTLGKRNITEFNYRYYDNKQAHIFVGVQTKPDTDTKEQLVQQLQDAGYPVVDLSDNEMAKLHIRHMVGGHAEAVKDEVVYRFEFPERPGALLNFLNKLGQRWNISMFHYRNHGAAYGRVVVGLQVPSNDREKVPAFLTDIGYHYWEESENPAYQLFLSNQ; encoded by the coding sequence ATGCTTCAACCGTATGTAAAAAAAATTCTCGAAGCCCCTGTTTATGATATAGCAGTAGAAACTCCGCTAGATCATGCCACCTTTTTATCTGAAAGACTGCGAAACTCAATTTTAATTAAGCGAGAAGATTTACAGCCGGTATTTTCATTTAAAATTCGTGGTGCCTATAACCGAGTTGTACAACTCACCAAAGCCGAACAGCAACGAGGAGTTATTGCTGCATCTGCGGGTAATCACGCTCAAGGGTTAGCCTTAGCTGCACAGCGGCTTGGTATTAAAGCAGTCATTGTAATGCCACAAACCACCCCCGAAATTAAAGTAAAAGCCGTAAAGTCTCGGGGGGCAGATGTTATTCTTCATGGTGATGCATTTGATCAAGCTTTAGCTTACTCCATGCAGTTAGTGGAGAAGCATGGTTACGTTTATATTCATCCTTATGATGATATCGATACCATTGCTGGCCAAGGCACTATTGGTATGGAAATCCTCCGCCAGCATTCCGGGCCAATTGACGCCATCTTTGTACCTGTTGGTGGTGGTGGTTTAATTGCAGGTATTGCTGCTTATGTAAAATATTTGCGCCCAGAAACCCAAATTATTGGGGTGGAGTATGAAGAGTCTGCTTGTCTTAAAGCTGCTCTGGAAGCTGGGGAAAGAGTTGTTTTACCTCAAGTGGGTATTTTTGCTGATGGTGTTGCAGTTGCTCAAATCGGGCAGGAAACATTTGAAGTATGTAAGCATTACGTTGATGAAGTGATTACGGTGACTGCTGACGAAATCTGTGCCGCAATTAAAGACATCTACGATGATACCCGTTCGATCACGGAACCTGCTGGTGCTCTAGGTATTGCAGGCATTAAAAAGTATGTAGAACGCAAACAAATTAACGGGCAAACCTTATTAGCTATTGATAGCGGTGCCAATGTTAACTTTGATCGGCTACGCTATATCTCTGAGCGTGCAGAACTAGGAGAGCGCCGTGAAGCAATCATTGCAGTAACAATTCCAGAAAAACCCGGTAGTTTCAAAACGTTTTGCCAAACCTTAGGCAAGCGAAATATCACTGAATTTAACTATCGCTATTACGATAATAAACAGGCACATATTTTTGTTGGCGTGCAAACCAAGCCCGATACTGATACCAAAGAGCAGCTCGTTCAACAGTTGCAGGATGCAGGCTACCCTGTTGTTGATTTAAGTGATAATGAAATGGCAAAACTACATATTCGTCATATGGTTGGCGGCCATGCAGAAGCCGTAAAAGACGAAGTAGTTTATCGATTTGAGTTTCCTGAGCGGCCTGGCGCACTACTTAACTTTTTAAACAAGCTAGGGCAACGCTGGAATATTTCCATGTTCCATTACCGCAACCATGGAGCTGCTTATGGCAGGGTAGTGGTTGGTCTGCAAGTACCCAGCAATGACCGCGAAAAAGTGCCTGCGTTTTTAACTGATATTGGCTATCACTACTGGGAAGAATCTGAAAACCCTGCTTATCAGCTGTTTTTATCAAATCAGTAG
- a CDS encoding 5-formyltetrahydrofolate cyclo-ligase: MLDCNQLEDSSDVQNPMSRTQLRAQLRQARQALTFQQQQLASQRLLKVLLNRPEFLKAKHIAVYLANDGEINPLKIIEAAWEMNKHCYLPVLHPIYHNRLWFLRYRPKTKLAPNRFNILEPTVRTERLKSAWAMDLVLLPLVGFDQYGGRLGMGGGFYDRTFEFIVKNPLKPRPNLVGLAHECQQVDKLPTASWDIPLAGIASDSNYYIAR; the protein is encoded by the coding sequence GTGCTAGATTGTAATCAGCTAGAGGACTCATCAGACGTCCAAAACCCTATGTCACGAACACAGTTGAGAGCTCAGTTGCGTCAAGCTCGTCAGGCACTTACTTTTCAGCAACAACAGTTAGCTAGCCAGCGACTACTTAAAGTTTTATTAAATAGACCAGAATTTCTGAAGGCTAAACATATAGCAGTATATTTAGCGAATGATGGTGAAATTAATCCCCTGAAAATAATTGAAGCAGCTTGGGAAATGAATAAACACTGTTATTTACCCGTGTTGCATCCTATTTATCATAATCGATTGTGGTTTCTTCGTTATAGGCCGAAGACAAAACTAGCACCTAACCGCTTTAATATATTGGAACCAACTGTACGAACTGAGCGTCTAAAGTCTGCTTGGGCGATGGACTTAGTATTGTTGCCGTTGGTAGGCTTTGATCAATATGGAGGCCGTTTAGGAATGGGGGGAGGTTTTTATGACAGAACCTTTGAATTTATTGTGAAAAATCCATTGAAGCCTCGCCCTAATTTGGTAGGTTTGGCCCATGAGTGCCAACAAGTGGATAAACTACCCACTGCTAGCTGGGATATTCCGCTGGCAGGAATTGCCAGCGATAGTAATTACTATATAGCTAGGTAA
- a CDS encoding sensor domain-containing diguanylate cyclase produces MEQERAAVLSPTTESSLVKWINVGGGLLVSLISVYLFVSEISQPVAISLMLLGIGMVARLHNAWLAIGIACVAIVSALFSLFEGISIQQFYVENELLTLDGDDHEVIAIPGSVTVSLVCAALCLIKPDKLPLFSNSHLYKCGLAAIPLIFGASGLIAMALKLPDSYGFAQILSFSLLINIALITIGLCLLAAFTNWQATVQDKIPQWIAGYLAIVLVIISTLFALIMEKKDLRFLTHHAQHTAQQLGNGISSILNTQRKAVERMAARWSHQGDMDKTTWMADANQLLKDFPEFQAIEWMDSDYQIRWLVPYEGNEQALNFRVPADNPAVVHLRRAFSSKTSVITQVIQLKQGGEGFINYTPIFDLTGRFHGYIVAVFRVKALVESITQLPIYKGFYFEIRERNKVIYFSSTVLKPSGFFGKPAAEHTINPNQHSPWVVQAYPSAELVSRSRSLLPTVVLFSGFIFTMMICTSIVLLRRSYLDDRTAEQAISSLKEEVARSNETEKTLKESNTQLELFFDLINQSRDALMVVDPETRDLLYYNTSTYASLGYTEEEFVAALEEGTLIAEKMDRVIKKAMSSRRKLTSNIYQMEVIKKDGGALQVEITTRMVNHHHKKYLIIVAHDVTANKEMEQRLINLATRDSLTGLFNRKHFDNCLEEEWSRAIRQNEPIALMMTDLDRFKKYNDSQGHQQGDICLKDIASILKRSITRSTDLLARYGGGEFAAILPETDLRGAQEIARRIHHNIGDAYISHPLSDVSTYITLSIGLASCTPQPGSSSHELLRQAEAALMQAKKQGRNRTCSHQDEKPPLTLTR; encoded by the coding sequence ATGGAGCAGGAAAGGGCAGCTGTGTTATCCCCTACAACAGAATCGAGTTTAGTTAAGTGGATTAATGTTGGTGGTGGCTTATTAGTATCCCTCATCAGCGTTTATCTTTTTGTATCTGAAATTTCTCAACCTGTGGCTATCAGTTTGATGTTACTAGGGATAGGTATGGTAGCCCGTCTCCATAATGCCTGGCTGGCAATTGGCATCGCTTGTGTGGCTATTGTTTCTGCATTGTTCTCGCTATTTGAAGGCATTTCTATTCAACAGTTTTATGTTGAGAATGAGCTATTAACATTGGATGGGGATGATCATGAGGTTATAGCGATACCTGGCAGTGTCACGGTTAGCCTGGTGTGTGCAGCGTTATGCCTAATCAAACCAGATAAACTACCTCTTTTTAGCAACTCACACTTATATAAATGTGGTTTGGCTGCTATACCCTTAATTTTTGGTGCATCAGGGCTAATCGCGATGGCGCTAAAGCTGCCAGATAGCTATGGTTTTGCTCAAATTCTAAGCTTCAGTCTGCTGATCAATATTGCTCTAATAACAATAGGACTGTGCTTACTGGCAGCCTTCACCAACTGGCAGGCTACCGTTCAGGATAAAATACCGCAGTGGATTGCTGGTTATTTGGCGATTGTGCTGGTCATTATCTCAACGTTATTTGCCTTAATCATGGAGAAAAAAGATTTACGGTTTTTAACGCATCATGCACAACATACTGCACAGCAGTTGGGGAATGGAATATCGTCTATTTTGAATACTCAACGCAAAGCTGTTGAGCGAATGGCTGCCCGCTGGTCACACCAGGGTGATATGGATAAGACGACCTGGATGGCTGATGCAAATCAACTGCTGAAGGATTTCCCAGAGTTTCAAGCGATAGAATGGATGGACTCCGATTACCAAATTCGTTGGTTGGTCCCTTATGAAGGCAATGAACAGGCATTGAATTTTCGAGTGCCCGCTGATAATCCGGCCGTAGTGCATTTACGTCGCGCCTTTAGCAGTAAAACCAGTGTGATTACTCAAGTTATTCAGTTGAAACAGGGAGGGGAGGGTTTTATTAATTATACGCCTATCTTTGATTTAACTGGCCGCTTTCATGGCTATATTGTGGCAGTATTTCGGGTTAAAGCATTAGTTGAAAGTATCACTCAGCTGCCTATTTATAAGGGATTTTATTTTGAGATTAGAGAAAGGAATAAGGTTATTTATTTCTCATCTACTGTGCTAAAACCCAGCGGCTTTTTTGGTAAACCAGCAGCTGAACATACGATTAACCCTAATCAGCACTCTCCTTGGGTTGTACAAGCGTACCCTAGTGCAGAACTGGTAAGCCGCAGTCGATCATTGCTTCCAACCGTTGTGTTATTTTCAGGCTTTATTTTTACCATGATGATTTGCACCAGCATCGTGCTATTGCGTCGCTCTTATTTAGATGACCGTACGGCTGAGCAAGCGATTAGCAGTTTAAAGGAGGAAGTTGCAAGGAGCAATGAAACAGAAAAAACACTCAAGGAAAGTAATACTCAGCTTGAACTGTTTTTTGATCTGATTAATCAGTCGCGTGATGCACTGATGGTGGTAGACCCTGAAACAAGAGACCTGCTTTATTATAATACGTCCACTTATGCTTCATTAGGTTATACAGAAGAAGAGTTTGTTGCAGCACTCGAGGAAGGAACGCTTATTGCTGAAAAAATGGACCGAGTAATAAAGAAAGCGATGAGCTCTCGACGAAAACTCACCTCAAATATCTATCAAATGGAAGTAATAAAAAAAGATGGCGGCGCTTTACAGGTAGAAATAACAACTCGCATGGTTAACCATCATCATAAAAAATACTTAATAATTGTGGCTCATGATGTCACTGCAAATAAAGAGATGGAGCAACGCTTAATTAATTTAGCCACTCGGGACTCGTTAACCGGACTATTTAATCGCAAGCATTTTGATAATTGTCTTGAGGAGGAGTGGAGCCGAGCCATTCGACAAAATGAACCTATTGCTCTCATGATGACAGATTTAGATAGATTTAAAAAATATAATGACAGCCAAGGGCATCAGCAAGGAGATATTTGTTTGAAGGATATTGCGAGTATTCTTAAGCGTTCAATTACTCGTAGTACTGATTTACTGGCTCGATATGGTGGCGGTGAGTTTGCCGCAATTTTGCCTGAAACTGATTTACGAGGCGCTCAGGAAATTGCGCGCCGAATTCATCATAATATTGGGGATGCTTACATTAGCCATCCCCTTTCAGATGTTTCGACCTATATTACCTTAAGCATTGGTTTAGCATCTTGTACCCCGCAACCAGGTAGCAGTAGTCACGAATTATTGAGACAAGCAGAAGCAGCGCTTATGCAGGCTAAAAAGCAAGGACGTAATCGCACCTGCTCGCACCAGGATGAAAAACCACCACTAACCCTTACTCGCTAA
- the rpiA gene encoding ribose-5-phosphate isomerase RpiA — MNQDELKQAVAQTALEQIVDQLEEDSIVGVGTGSTANYFIDALAAYKDRFDGAVASSQASAERLKGHGIPVYDLNVVSEIKWYIDGADEANEHLHLIKGGGAALTREKIVAAVAEQFICIADESKLVGKLGAFPLPVEVIPMARSYVARELVKLGGDPVYRDGTVTDNGNIILDVWNLDIGSAVQLEEAINQIVGVVTNGLFARRPADILLLGTQEGVKTLKAK, encoded by the coding sequence ATGAACCAAGATGAATTAAAGCAGGCTGTAGCACAAACTGCCCTTGAGCAGATTGTTGACCAATTGGAAGAAGACAGTATCGTTGGAGTTGGCACTGGCTCAACGGCCAATTACTTTATTGATGCATTGGCTGCTTATAAAGATCGCTTTGATGGTGCTGTAGCTAGCTCCCAAGCAAGTGCAGAGCGTTTAAAAGGGCATGGTATTCCTGTTTATGACCTGAATGTGGTCAGCGAAATCAAGTGGTATATCGACGGGGCGGATGAGGCTAATGAGCACCTGCACTTAATTAAGGGAGGTGGTGCAGCGCTGACTCGTGAAAAAATTGTAGCCGCTGTGGCTGAGCAGTTTATTTGTATTGCAGATGAGTCAAAACTGGTAGGTAAGTTGGGCGCTTTTCCTTTACCGGTTGAGGTAATACCAATGGCTCGCAGTTATGTAGCACGAGAGCTGGTTAAGTTAGGTGGTGACCCTGTTTATCGAGACGGCACTGTCACAGATAATGGCAACATCATCTTGGATGTATGGAACCTAGATATTGGCTCTGCCGTTCAGCTAGAAGAAGCCATTAACCAAATTGTTGGTGTGGTAACTAATGGTCTATTTGCCAGACGTCCTGCTGACATCCTATTACTTGGCACCCAAGAAGGGGTTAAAACCTTAAAAGCGAAATAA
- a CDS encoding cell division protein ZapA, protein MSDTTTQTATVNILDKGYRVSCKPEEQRALVDAAQYLDNKMREIRERGAVVGLERIAVMAALNIAHELLQLAQQRQLAEEDTQAQLQSLLDKVEQVLTDGDTPAFD, encoded by the coding sequence ATGAGTGACACAACAACACAAACAGCAACAGTTAATATTTTAGATAAAGGGTATCGGGTAAGTTGTAAACCTGAAGAGCAGCGTGCTCTGGTTGATGCAGCCCAGTACCTAGATAACAAAATGCGAGAGATTCGGGAAAGAGGTGCTGTGGTTGGATTGGAGCGGATTGCTGTCATGGCAGCATTGAATATTGCTCATGAACTATTACAGCTAGCCCAGCAGCGGCAGCTAGCAGAAGAAGATACCCAAGCACAGTTGCAGTCCTTGCTGGATAAAGTCGAACAAGTATTAACAGATGGTGATACGCCTGCTTTTGATTAG
- the pepP gene encoding Xaa-Pro aminopeptidase, which translates to MKQLPTSEYKQRRSNLMAEMDDNSIAIIPSAPIQIRNRDVDYPYRQDSDFYYLSGFPEPEAVLVLIPGRSHGEAILFCREKDPEKELWEGLRAGQEGACEKYGFDDAFPVSDIDEILPGLIEGKSRVYYEIGTNEIFDRRMMSWINSIKAKTKQGAVPPGEFVALDHILHEMRIFKSKAEIALMKKAAEISANAHLRAMKACQPGCYEYQLEAELLHEFVYNGCRAVAYNSIVGGGVNACILHYTENNDVLADGDLVLIDAGCELDHYASDITRTFPVNGKFSKEQRAIYELVLKAQLAAIEAVQPGNHFNQPNDVTVQVITEGLVELGLLSGDVEQLIKEEKYKPFYMHKAGHWLGMDVHDVGEYKIDGEWRKLEPGMVLTIEPGIYIAPDNEDVEKRWRGIGVRIEDDLVVTESSHIVLSADVPKEVAAIEALMAKSA; encoded by the coding sequence ATGAAACAGCTACCCACTTCAGAATACAAACAACGTCGCTCCAATTTAATGGCAGAAATGGACGACAACAGTATTGCAATAATACCTTCAGCCCCCATCCAAATCCGCAATAGAGATGTTGATTACCCTTATCGACAAGACAGTGATTTTTATTATTTGTCAGGTTTTCCTGAACCTGAAGCGGTGCTAGTACTTATTCCAGGGCGTAGCCATGGCGAAGCCATTTTATTTTGCCGAGAAAAAGATCCAGAAAAAGAATTATGGGAAGGCTTACGAGCAGGCCAAGAAGGTGCTTGTGAAAAATACGGCTTTGATGATGCCTTTCCAGTCAGCGATATTGATGAAATATTACCAGGGCTAATTGAAGGCAAGTCTCGTGTTTATTATGAAATAGGCACCAATGAGATTTTTGACCGCCGAATGATGAGCTGGATTAATTCCATCAAAGCCAAAACTAAACAGGGGGCAGTTCCACCAGGCGAGTTTGTTGCACTTGACCATATTCTGCATGAAATGCGTATTTTTAAGAGTAAAGCAGAAATAGCGCTTATGAAAAAGGCAGCGGAAATTTCTGCCAATGCCCACTTAAGAGCTATGAAGGCCTGCCAACCTGGCTGTTATGAATATCAACTCGAAGCAGAGCTACTGCATGAGTTTGTTTACAATGGCTGTCGTGCAGTAGCCTATAACAGTATAGTTGGTGGTGGCGTTAATGCTTGCATACTACATTACACTGAAAATAATGATGTGTTGGCTGATGGTGATTTAGTACTGATTGATGCAGGCTGTGAGCTAGACCATTACGCCTCTGATATTACCCGAACTTTTCCGGTTAATGGCAAATTTAGCAAAGAGCAGCGAGCCATTTATGAACTGGTATTAAAAGCTCAATTAGCTGCAATTGAAGCAGTCCAACCAGGTAATCATTTTAATCAGCCCAATGATGTAACAGTGCAAGTAATCACTGAAGGGTTAGTTGAACTTGGTTTGCTCTCAGGTGATGTTGAACAACTAATTAAAGAAGAAAAATATAAACCTTTTTATATGCACAAAGCGGGTCACTGGCTGGGCATGGATGTACATGATGTGGGTGAATATAAAATTGATGGTGAATGGCGTAAATTAGAGCCCGGCATGGTACTCACCATTGAGCCCGGTATTTATATTGCCCCTGATAATGAAGATGTAGAAAAACGCTGGCGTGGCATTGGGGTAAGAATAGAAGACGATCTAGTCGTTACTGAATCTAGCCATATAGTCCTGTCAGCAGATGTGCCTAAAGAAGTTGCAGCAATAGAAGCTTTAATGGCCAAGTCAGCTTAA
- a CDS encoding UPF0149 family protein, with protein sequence MTNAAQTSSATISFDDVANLFVSLELFASPAELHGLLTGMLAGGLKLSADSWLCQVQQLLDIEEVLPDQAKVLLVSLYQQTEEQLADPEYGFRLLLPDDNAELESRLKELSNWTHSFLAGFGLSGQQQAQLSTDVKDILLDFTEISQVQSEDIEEADSNEMDWHQVTEYVRINAILVFSECGPKGSTEKSDNQLH encoded by the coding sequence ATGACAAATGCAGCTCAAACTTCTTCAGCAACTATTAGCTTTGATGATGTTGCTAACCTGTTTGTTTCATTGGAGCTGTTTGCCTCTCCAGCTGAATTACATGGTTTGTTAACAGGTATGCTAGCAGGTGGCCTGAAGTTATCAGCCGATAGCTGGCTTTGCCAAGTTCAACAACTGTTGGATATTGAAGAAGTGTTGCCTGATCAGGCTAAGGTTTTGCTAGTTTCCTTATATCAGCAAACAGAGGAGCAGTTGGCTGACCCTGAATACGGCTTTCGTTTGTTACTGCCAGATGACAACGCTGAATTGGAAAGTCGTCTGAAAGAACTCTCTAACTGGACTCATAGTTTTTTAGCTGGGTTTGGTTTATCTGGCCAGCAACAAGCCCAACTATCTACTGATGTAAAAGACATTCTTTTAGACTTTACTGAAATTTCACAAGTACAAAGTGAAGACATAGAAGAAGCAGACTCTAATGAAATGGACTGGCACCAGGTCACTGAATATGTCCGTATTAACGCAATACTGGTGTTTAGTGAGTGTGGCCCAAAAGGCTCTACTGAAAAAAGTGACAACCAGCTTCACTAG
- the ubiH gene encoding 2-octaprenyl-6-methoxyphenyl hydroxylase has translation MTQTNQPDNHFPVVIIGGGMVGASLALALQTSLAKHSNSPPMPVAIIEPYPANQLSQQPSYDARSTALSLGSQLLLEQLAVWQSLAQHATAIKHIHVSDQGRFGFTRMSADEYQLDAFGYVVANQQLGQSLFKVIQQYPAIELLSPATASQVKPLPTGYAIEVQQGEKKSWLTTDLLVIADGGRSPLITQLGINVQCTDYHQTAIIANVTTSKPNQGQAFERFTEQGPMALLPLAKNHSALIWSIYQDQAQQWLEATDSHFLESLQKHFGYRLGRFTKIGQRFYYPLSLKYSSEQIRPGLVVLGNAAHALHPVAGQGFNLALRDTLQLANLLKDSWEQHGAINDYAILRRYLALQESDQIITMLGSDWLVKAFSNQHTGLSVVRNIGLVGLDLLSEAKTIFTKQAMGVGFNQTSI, from the coding sequence ATGACTCAAACTAACCAGCCTGACAATCATTTTCCTGTGGTGATCATTGGAGGCGGCATGGTAGGTGCTTCATTAGCGCTTGCCCTGCAAACTAGTCTAGCTAAACATAGTAACTCGCCTCCTATGCCTGTGGCGATTATTGAGCCTTACCCAGCCAATCAGCTGAGCCAGCAACCTAGTTATGATGCTCGTTCTACTGCATTATCTCTTGGTAGTCAGTTGTTATTAGAGCAGTTAGCCGTTTGGCAGTCACTGGCTCAGCATGCAACAGCAATCAAGCATATTCATGTGTCAGACCAGGGCCGGTTTGGCTTTACCCGAATGAGTGCAGATGAGTATCAACTGGATGCCTTCGGCTATGTGGTGGCAAATCAGCAGTTGGGACAAAGTTTATTCAAAGTAATCCAGCAATACCCTGCTATTGAGTTATTATCACCAGCAACTGCCAGCCAAGTAAAACCTTTACCAACAGGCTATGCCATTGAAGTACAACAGGGAGAGAAAAAAAGCTGGCTAACGACAGACTTGCTGGTAATTGCAGATGGCGGTCGTTCGCCATTAATCACCCAGCTGGGTATTAATGTGCAGTGTACGGATTATCACCAAACAGCCATTATTGCCAATGTAACAACCTCAAAACCTAATCAAGGCCAGGCCTTTGAGCGCTTTACTGAACAAGGCCCCATGGCTTTGCTGCCATTAGCTAAAAATCATTCAGCATTGATTTGGTCTATATACCAGGATCAAGCCCAGCAGTGGCTGGAAGCAACAGACAGCCACTTTCTTGAGTCATTACAAAAACATTTTGGTTACCGCCTAGGCCGCTTTACTAAAATAGGGCAGCGCTTCTATTACCCGCTCTCATTAAAATACAGCTCTGAGCAAATTCGACCTGGACTGGTGGTATTAGGTAATGCAGCACATGCCTTACATCCTGTGGCAGGTCAAGGCTTTAACCTGGCATTAAGAGATACCCTACAACTGGCGAACTTATTAAAAGACAGCTGGGAGCAACACGGAGCCATCAATGACTATGCCATTCTGCGTCGTTATTTAGCTTTACAAGAAAGTGATCAAATAATCACAATGCTTGGTAGTGACTGGCTAGTAAAAGCTTTCAGCAACCAACATACTGGACTATCCGTTGTTAGAAATATTGGTTTAGTTGGGCTAGATCTATTATCGGAAGCAAAAACTATTTTTACCAAGCAAGCAATGGGTGTCGGTTTTAACCAAACAAGCATTTAG
- a CDS encoding EVE domain-containing protein, with product MPNYWLMKSEPGVFSIDDLANCPNQTEHWDGVRNYQARNMMRDQMHKGDLVFFYHSSCKNTGIAGIAKVVKEAYPDHTALDPDSAYFDPKSTVDNPRWFMVDIRFVEKFTHLVSLQHLKENPLLKDLPLVQRGSRLSIMPVAEKQWNEILAMVPGR from the coding sequence ATGCCAAATTACTGGTTAATGAAGTCTGAACCCGGTGTTTTCAGTATAGACGATCTTGCCAATTGCCCTAATCAAACAGAGCACTGGGATGGGGTAAGAAATTATCAGGCGAGAAATATGATGCGTGATCAAATGCACAAAGGGGATTTGGTGTTTTTTTATCACTCCAGTTGCAAAAACACTGGAATTGCAGGAATAGCGAAAGTCGTCAAAGAAGCTTACCCAGATCATACGGCACTTGATCCGGACTCCGCTTATTTTGACCCAAAAAGTACAGTCGATAATCCTCGCTGGTTTATGGTAGATATCCGGTTTGTAGAAAAGTTCACACACTTGGTTTCGTTGCAGCACTTAAAGGAAAATCCTCTGTTAAAGGATTTACCACTTGTACAAAGAGGTAGTCGCTTATCAATCATGCCAGTAGCTGAAAAACAGTGGAATGAAATTTTAGCTATGGTGCCTGGTCGGTGA
- a CDS encoding UbiH/UbiF/VisC/COQ6 family ubiquinone biosynthesis hydroxylase: MNNINTTDIIIIGGGLVGATLALALAKTTSLSIALVDASPIPIEKPDTSTAVFDNRVSALTHASYKLLDNLGAWNAIQQSRVQPFQHMMVWDAEGTGQVNFDADLVQQQQLGYIAENSVIVSALHQQLSQYDSIKLIPNSSFSELVENSAEQVVIKLATGQQLKAKLAVAADGAHSKLRSQANIPLSEQDYRHHSLVSTIQAEHYHNDTAYQAFLPSGPLALLPLASQQNQHFVSIVWSSFPDHIQHLKTIDEEAFLSELYAATEGCLGQLISCSERVSFPLRYRHAQCYHNDRVVLIGDAGHTIHPLAGQGVNLGLLDAAVLAEEIQQASQRGGSYSNPHILERYERRRRGHNLLIATAMQGFQELFHHDNLALRVLRNKGMKLVDGLAPLKQKLIQQAMLIDNNQLPELAQ, from the coding sequence ATGAATAATATTAATACCACAGACATTATCATTATTGGTGGTGGACTGGTTGGTGCTACTTTGGCTCTAGCTTTGGCAAAAACCACTTCTCTCAGTATTGCTTTAGTTGATGCCTCCCCAATCCCCATCGAAAAACCTGATACATCAACTGCTGTGTTTGATAACCGGGTTAGCGCCCTAACCCATGCATCTTATAAGCTACTGGATAATCTTGGAGCCTGGAATGCTATTCAACAATCAAGAGTGCAACCTTTCCAACATATGATGGTTTGGGATGCTGAGGGAACCGGCCAGGTAAATTTTGATGCTGACTTAGTGCAACAACAGCAACTGGGGTATATTGCAGAAAACTCAGTTATTGTCAGTGCACTTCACCAGCAACTAAGCCAATACGATAGTATCAAACTAATCCCTAACAGCTCATTTAGTGAGTTAGTTGAAAATAGTGCTGAACAAGTAGTGATTAAACTCGCTACAGGCCAGCAATTAAAGGCCAAATTGGCTGTAGCCGCTGATGGGGCTCACTCCAAGCTACGCAGTCAAGCGAATATTCCACTATCAGAGCAAGACTATCGTCATCATTCATTAGTTAGCACCATACAAGCTGAGCATTATCATAATGATACCGCTTATCAGGCATTTTTACCTTCAGGCCCACTAGCCTTACTACCATTAGCCTCACAACAAAATCAGCACTTTGTCTCTATTGTCTGGTCAAGTTTTCCTGACCATATTCAGCATTTAAAAACTATTGATGAAGAGGCATTTTTGAGTGAATTATATGCTGCAACTGAAGGCTGTTTAGGTCAATTAATCAGCTGCTCTGAGCGAGTAAGTTTTCCACTAAGGTATCGTCATGCTCAATGCTATCATAATGACAGGGTGGTTCTGATTGGTGATGCCGGGCATACCATTCACCCATTGGCTGGACAAGGCGTCAACTTAGGTTTGTTAGATGCAGCTGTGTTAGCAGAAGAAATACAGCAGGCCTCTCAGCGAGGGGGGAGTTACAGCAATCCTCATATTTTGGAACGCTACGAGCGGCGGCGGCGAGGCCATAACCTGTTAATAGCAACCGCCATGCAAGGCTTTCAAGAGCTATTTCACCATGACAACCTTGCCCTACGAGTGTTGCGTAATAAAGGAAT
- a CDS encoding TIGR02449 family protein, giving the protein MDHHLFQQLANKIEQLVALCEQLKQENAQLRANEQQWREERVYLIEKNEIARTKVEAMITRLRTLEQES; this is encoded by the coding sequence ATGGATCATCACTTATTTCAGCAGCTTGCAAATAAAATTGAACAGTTGGTCGCCTTGTGCGAACAATTAAAACAGGAAAATGCTCAGCTTCGTGCCAATGAACAGCAGTGGCGTGAAGAGCGGGTATATTTGATAGAAAAAAATGAAATTGCCCGCACTAAGGTTGAGGCGATGATCACTCGGTTAAGAACGCTGGAACAAGAATCATGA